A region of Homo sapiens chromosome 17, GRCh38.p14 Primary Assembly DNA encodes the following proteins:
- the CDK5RAP3 gene encoding CDK5 regulatory subunit-associated protein 3 isoform X2, which translates to MKDWQEIIALYEKDNTYLVELSSLLVRNVNYEIPSLKKQIAKCQQLQQEYSRKEEECQAGAAEMREQFYHSCKQYGITGENVRGELLALVKDLPSQLAEIGAAAQQSLGEAIDVYQASVGFVCESPTEQVLPMLRFVQKRGNSTVYEWRTGTEPSVVERPHLEELPEQVAEDAIDWGDFGVEAVSEGTDSGISAEAAGIDWGIFPESDSKDPGGDGIDWGDDAVALQITVLEAGTQAPEGVARGPDALTLLEYTETRNQFLDELMELEIFLAQRAVELSEEADVLSVSQFQLAPAILQGQTKEKMVTMVSVLEDLIGKLTSLQLQHLFMILASPRYVDRVTEFLQQKLKQSQLLALKKELMVQKQQEALEEQAALEPKLDLLLEKTKELQKLIEADISKRYSGRPVNLMGTSL; encoded by the exons ATGAAG GATTGGCAGGAGATTATAGCTCTGTATGAGAAGGACAACACCTACTTAG TGGAACTCTCTAGCCTCCTGGTTCGGAATGTCAACTATGAGATCCCCTCACTGAAGAAGCAGATTGCCAAgtgccagcagctgcagcaagaatACAGCCGCAAGGAGGAGGAGTGCCAGGCAGGGGCTGCCGAGATGCGGGAGCAGTTCTACCACTCCTGCAAGCAGTATGGCATCACG GGCGAAAATGTCCGAGGAGAACTGCTGGCCCTGGTGAAGGACCTGCCGAGTCAGCTGGCTGAGATTGGGGCAGCGGCTCAGCAGTCCCTGGGGGAAGCCATTGACGTGTACCAGGCGTCTGTGGGGTTTGTGTGTGAGAG CCCCACAGAGCAGGTGTTGCCAATGCTGCGGTTCGTGCAGAAGCGGGGAAACTCAACGGTGTACGAGTGGAGGACAGGGACAGAGCCCTCTGTGGTGGAACGACCCCACCTCGAGGAGCTTCCTGAGCAGGTGGCAGAAGATGCG aTTGACTGGGGCGACTTTGGGGTAGAGGCAGTGTCTGAGGGGACTGACTCTGGCATCTCTGCCGAGGCTGCTGGAATCGACTGGGGCATCTTCCCGGAATCAGATTCAAAG GATCCTGGAGGTGATGGGATAGACTGGGGAGACGATGCTGTTGCTTTGCAGATCACAGTGCTGGAAGCAGGAACCCAGG CTCCAGAAGGTGTTGCCAGGGGCCCAGATGCCCTGACACTGCTTGAATACACTGAGACCCGGAATCAGTTCCTTGATGAGCTCATGGAG CTTGAGATCTTCTTAGCCCAGAGAGCAGTGGAGTTGAGTGAGGAGGCAGATGTCCTGTCTGTGAGCCAGTTCCAGCTGGCTCCAGCCATCCTGCAGGGCCAGACCAAAGAGAAGATGGTTACCATGGTGTCAGTGCTGGAGGATCTGATTGGCAAGCTTACCAGTCTTCAGCTGCAACACCTGTTTATGATCCTGGCCTCACCAAG GTATGTGGACCGAGTGACTGAATTCCTCCAGCAAAAGCTGAAGCAGTCCcagctgctggctttgaagaaagaGCTGATGGTGCAGAAGCAGCAGGAGGCACTTGAGGAGCAGGCGGCTCTGGAGCCTAAGCTGGACCTGCTACTGGAGAAGACCAAGGAGCTGCAGAAGCTG ATTGAAGCTGACATCTCCAAGAGGTACAGCGGGCGCCCTGTGAACCTGATGGGAACCTCTCTGTGA
- the CDK5RAP3 gene encoding CDK5 regulatory subunit-associated protein 3 isoform d (isoform d is encoded by transcript variant 5) → MLRFVQKRGNSTVYEWRTGTEPSVVERPHLEELPEQVAEDAIDWGDFGVEAVSEGTDSGISAEAAGIDWGIFPESDSKDPGGDGIDWGDDAVALQITVLEAGTQAPEGVARGPDALTLLEYTETRNQFLDELMELEIFLAQRAVELSEEADVLSVSQFQLAPAILQGQTKEKMVTMVSVLEDLIGKLTSLQLQHLFMILASPRYVDRVTEFLQQKLKQSQLLALKKELMVQKQQEALEEQAALEPKLDLLLEKTKELQKLIEADISKRQKTRLTGRWKATGRKRHLMVILALSMFSTRSCGDWPCGLSGENHRFSF, encoded by the exons ATGCTGCGGTTCGTGCAGAAGCGGGGAAACTCAACGGTGTACGAGTGGAGGACAGGGACAGAGCCCTCTGTGGTGGAACGACCCCACCTCGAGGAGCTTCCTGAGCAGGTGGCAGAAGATGCG aTTGACTGGGGCGACTTTGGGGTAGAGGCAGTGTCTGAGGGGACTGACTCTGGCATCTCTGCCGAGGCTGCTGGAATCGACTGGGGCATCTTCCCGGAATCAGATTCAAAG GATCCTGGAGGTGATGGGATAGACTGGGGAGACGATGCTGTTGCTTTGCAGATCACAGTGCTGGAAGCAGGAACCCAGG CTCCAGAAGGTGTTGCCAGGGGCCCAGATGCCCTGACACTGCTTGAATACACTGAGACCCGGAATCAGTTCCTTGATGAGCTCATGGAG CTTGAGATCTTCTTAGCCCAGAGAGCAGTGGAGTTGAGTGAGGAGGCAGATGTCCTGTCTGTGAGCCAGTTCCAGCTGGCTCCAGCCATCCTGCAGGGCCAGACCAAAGAGAAGATGGTTACCATGGTGTCAGTGCTGGAGGATCTGATTGGCAAGCTTACCAGTCTTCAGCTGCAACACCTGTTTATGATCCTGGCCTCACCAAG GTATGTGGACCGAGTGACTGAATTCCTCCAGCAAAAGCTGAAGCAGTCCcagctgctggctttgaagaaagaGCTGATGGTGCAGAAGCAGCAGGAGGCACTTGAGGAGCAGGCGGCTCTGGAGCCTAAGCTGGACCTGCTACTGGAGAAGACCAAGGAGCTGCAGAAGCTG ATTGAAGCTGACATCTCCAAGAG GCAAAAGACCAGGCTGACTGGAAGATGGAAAGCCACAGGAAGGAAGCGGCACCTGATGGTGATCTTGGCACTCTCCATGTTCTCTACAAGAAGCTGTGGTGATTGGCCCTGTGGTCTATCAGGCGAAAACCACAGATTCTCCTTCTAG
- the CDK5RAP3 gene encoding CDK5 regulatory subunit-associated protein 3 isoform b (isoform b is encoded by transcript variant 3) has product MEDHQHVPIDIQTSKLLDWLVDRRHCSLKWQSLVLTIREKINAAIQDMPESEEIAQLLSGSYIHYFHCLRILDLLKGTEASTKNIFGRYSSQRMKDWQEIIALYEKDNTYLVELSSLLVRNVNYEIPSLKKQIAKCQQLQQEYSRKEEECQAGAAEMREQFYHSCKQYGITGENVRGELLALVKDLPSQLAEIGAAAQQSLGEAIDVYQASVGFVCESPTEQVLPMLRFVQKRGNSTVYEWRTGTEPSVVERPHLEELPEQVAEDAIDWGDFGVEAVSEGTDSGISAEAAGIDWGIFPESDSKDPGGDGIDWGDDAVALQITVLEAGTQAPEGVARGPDALTLLEYTETRNQFLDELMELEIFLAQRAVELSEEADVLSVSQFQLAPAILQGQTKEKMVTMVSVLEDLIGKLTSLQLQHLFMILASPRYVDRVTEFLQQKLKQSQLLALKKELMVQKQQEALEEQAALEPKLDLLLEKTKELQKLIEADISKRYSGRPVNLMGTSL; this is encoded by the exons ATGGAG GACCATCAGCACGTGCCCATCGACATCCAGACCAGCAAGCTGCTCG ATTGGCTGGTGGACAGAAGGCACTGCAGCCTGAAATGGCAGAGTCTGGTGCTGACGATCCGCGAGAAGATCAATGCTGCCATCCAGGACATGCCAGAGAGCGAAGAGATCGCCCAGCTGCTGTCTGGGTCCT ACATTCACTACTTTCACTGCCTAAGAATCCTGGACCTTCTCAAAGGCACAGAGGCCTCCACGAAGAATATTTTTGGCCGATACTCTTCACAGCGGATGAAG GATTGGCAGGAGATTATAGCTCTGTATGAGAAGGACAACACCTACTTAG TGGAACTCTCTAGCCTCCTGGTTCGGAATGTCAACTATGAGATCCCCTCACTGAAGAAGCAGATTGCCAAgtgccagcagctgcagcaagaatACAGCCGCAAGGAGGAGGAGTGCCAGGCAGGGGCTGCCGAGATGCGGGAGCAGTTCTACCACTCCTGCAAGCAGTATGGCATCACG GGCGAAAATGTCCGAGGAGAACTGCTGGCCCTGGTGAAGGACCTGCCGAGTCAGCTGGCTGAGATTGGGGCAGCGGCTCAGCAGTCCCTGGGGGAAGCCATTGACGTGTACCAGGCGTCTGTGGGGTTTGTGTGTGAGAG CCCCACAGAGCAGGTGTTGCCAATGCTGCGGTTCGTGCAGAAGCGGGGAAACTCAACGGTGTACGAGTGGAGGACAGGGACAGAGCCCTCTGTGGTGGAACGACCCCACCTCGAGGAGCTTCCTGAGCAGGTGGCAGAAGATGCG aTTGACTGGGGCGACTTTGGGGTAGAGGCAGTGTCTGAGGGGACTGACTCTGGCATCTCTGCCGAGGCTGCTGGAATCGACTGGGGCATCTTCCCGGAATCAGATTCAAAG GATCCTGGAGGTGATGGGATAGACTGGGGAGACGATGCTGTTGCTTTGCAGATCACAGTGCTGGAAGCAGGAACCCAGG CTCCAGAAGGTGTTGCCAGGGGCCCAGATGCCCTGACACTGCTTGAATACACTGAGACCCGGAATCAGTTCCTTGATGAGCTCATGGAG CTTGAGATCTTCTTAGCCCAGAGAGCAGTGGAGTTGAGTGAGGAGGCAGATGTCCTGTCTGTGAGCCAGTTCCAGCTGGCTCCAGCCATCCTGCAGGGCCAGACCAAAGAGAAGATGGTTACCATGGTGTCAGTGCTGGAGGATCTGATTGGCAAGCTTACCAGTCTTCAGCTGCAACACCTGTTTATGATCCTGGCCTCACCAAG GTATGTGGACCGAGTGACTGAATTCCTCCAGCAAAAGCTGAAGCAGTCCcagctgctggctttgaagaaagaGCTGATGGTGCAGAAGCAGCAGGAGGCACTTGAGGAGCAGGCGGCTCTGGAGCCTAAGCTGGACCTGCTACTGGAGAAGACCAAGGAGCTGCAGAAGCTG ATTGAAGCTGACATCTCCAAGAGGTACAGCGGGCGCCCTGTGAACCTGATGGGAACCTCTCTGTGA
- the CDK5RAP3 gene encoding CDK5 regulatory subunit-associated protein 3 isoform f (isoform f is encoded by transcript variant 2), translating to MCVHPGACLPHVGVSWAEFPGHFSVELSSLLVRNVNYEIPSLKKQIAKCQQLQQEYSRKEEECQAGAAEMREQFYHSCKQYGITGENVRGELLALVKDLPSQLAEIGAAAQQSLGEAIDVYQASVGFVCESPTEQVLPMLRFVQKRGNSTVYEWRTGTEPSVVERPHLEELPEQVAEDAIDWGDFGVEAVSEGTDSGISAEAAGIDWGIFPESDSKDPGGDGIDWGDDAVALQITVLEAGTQAPEGVARGPDALTLLEYTETRNQFLDELMELEIFLAQRAVELSEEADVLSVSQFQLAPAILQGQTKEKMVTMVSVLEDLIGKLTSLQLQHLFMILASPRYVDRVTEFLQQKLKQSQLLALKKELMVQKQQEALEEQAALEPKLDLLLEKTKELQKLIEADISKRYSGRPVNLMGTSL from the exons ATGTGTGTGCATCCTGGGGCATGCCTGCCTCATGTGGGGGTGTCCTGGGCTGAATTTCCTGGGCACTTCTCAGTGGAACTCTCTAGCCTCCTGGTTCGGAATGTCAACTATGAGATCCCCTCACTGAAGAAGCAGATTGCCAAgtgccagcagctgcagcaagaatACAGCCGCAAGGAGGAGGAGTGCCAGGCAGGGGCTGCCGAGATGCGGGAGCAGTTCTACCACTCCTGCAAGCAGTATGGCATCACG GGCGAAAATGTCCGAGGAGAACTGCTGGCCCTGGTGAAGGACCTGCCGAGTCAGCTGGCTGAGATTGGGGCAGCGGCTCAGCAGTCCCTGGGGGAAGCCATTGACGTGTACCAGGCGTCTGTGGGGTTTGTGTGTGAGAG CCCCACAGAGCAGGTGTTGCCAATGCTGCGGTTCGTGCAGAAGCGGGGAAACTCAACGGTGTACGAGTGGAGGACAGGGACAGAGCCCTCTGTGGTGGAACGACCCCACCTCGAGGAGCTTCCTGAGCAGGTGGCAGAAGATGCG aTTGACTGGGGCGACTTTGGGGTAGAGGCAGTGTCTGAGGGGACTGACTCTGGCATCTCTGCCGAGGCTGCTGGAATCGACTGGGGCATCTTCCCGGAATCAGATTCAAAG GATCCTGGAGGTGATGGGATAGACTGGGGAGACGATGCTGTTGCTTTGCAGATCACAGTGCTGGAAGCAGGAACCCAGG CTCCAGAAGGTGTTGCCAGGGGCCCAGATGCCCTGACACTGCTTGAATACACTGAGACCCGGAATCAGTTCCTTGATGAGCTCATGGAG CTTGAGATCTTCTTAGCCCAGAGAGCAGTGGAGTTGAGTGAGGAGGCAGATGTCCTGTCTGTGAGCCAGTTCCAGCTGGCTCCAGCCATCCTGCAGGGCCAGACCAAAGAGAAGATGGTTACCATGGTGTCAGTGCTGGAGGATCTGATTGGCAAGCTTACCAGTCTTCAGCTGCAACACCTGTTTATGATCCTGGCCTCACCAAG GTATGTGGACCGAGTGACTGAATTCCTCCAGCAAAAGCTGAAGCAGTCCcagctgctggctttgaagaaagaGCTGATGGTGCAGAAGCAGCAGGAGGCACTTGAGGAGCAGGCGGCTCTGGAGCCTAAGCTGGACCTGCTACTGGAGAAGACCAAGGAGCTGCAGAAGCTG ATTGAAGCTGACATCTCCAAGAGGTACAGCGGGCGCCCTGTGAACCTGATGGGAACCTCTCTGTGA
- the CDK5RAP3 gene encoding CDK5 regulatory subunit-associated protein 3 isoform e (isoform e is encoded by transcript variant 1) — translation MLRFVQKRGNSTVYEWRTGTEPSVVERPHLEELPEQVAEDAIDWGDFGVEAVSEGTDSGISAEAAGIDWGIFPESDSKDPGGDGIDWGDDAVALQITVLEAGTQAPEGVARGPDALTLLEYTETRNQFLDELMELEIFLAQRAVELSEEADVLSVSQFQLAPAILQGQTKEKMVTMVSVLEDLIGKLTSLQLQHLFMILASPRYVDRVTEFLQQKLKQSQLLALKKELMVQKQQEALEEQAALEPKLDLLLEKTKELQKLIEADISKRYSGRPVNLMGTSL, via the exons ATGCTGCGGTTCGTGCAGAAGCGGGGAAACTCAACGGTGTACGAGTGGAGGACAGGGACAGAGCCCTCTGTGGTGGAACGACCCCACCTCGAGGAGCTTCCTGAGCAGGTGGCAGAAGATGCG aTTGACTGGGGCGACTTTGGGGTAGAGGCAGTGTCTGAGGGGACTGACTCTGGCATCTCTGCCGAGGCTGCTGGAATCGACTGGGGCATCTTCCCGGAATCAGATTCAAAG GATCCTGGAGGTGATGGGATAGACTGGGGAGACGATGCTGTTGCTTTGCAGATCACAGTGCTGGAAGCAGGAACCCAGG CTCCAGAAGGTGTTGCCAGGGGCCCAGATGCCCTGACACTGCTTGAATACACTGAGACCCGGAATCAGTTCCTTGATGAGCTCATGGAG CTTGAGATCTTCTTAGCCCAGAGAGCAGTGGAGTTGAGTGAGGAGGCAGATGTCCTGTCTGTGAGCCAGTTCCAGCTGGCTCCAGCCATCCTGCAGGGCCAGACCAAAGAGAAGATGGTTACCATGGTGTCAGTGCTGGAGGATCTGATTGGCAAGCTTACCAGTCTTCAGCTGCAACACCTGTTTATGATCCTGGCCTCACCAAG GTATGTGGACCGAGTGACTGAATTCCTCCAGCAAAAGCTGAAGCAGTCCcagctgctggctttgaagaaagaGCTGATGGTGCAGAAGCAGCAGGAGGCACTTGAGGAGCAGGCGGCTCTGGAGCCTAAGCTGGACCTGCTACTGGAGAAGACCAAGGAGCTGCAGAAGCTG ATTGAAGCTGACATCTCCAAGAGGTACAGCGGGCGCCCTGTGAACCTGATGGGAACCTCTCTGTGA
- the CDK5RAP3 gene encoding CDK5 regulatory subunit-associated protein 3 isoform X1, translating to MRRQSMTSATRDLHTALDGKATQGGKKDHQHVPIDIQTSKLLDWLVDRRHCSLKWQSLVLTIREKINAAIQDMPESEEIAQLLSGSYIHYFHCLRILDLLKGTEASTKNIFGRYSSQRMKDWQEIIALYEKDNTYLVELSSLLVRNVNYEIPSLKKQIAKCQQLQQEYSRKEEECQAGAAEMREQFYHSCKQYGITGENVRGELLALVKDLPSQLAEIGAAAQQSLGEAIDVYQASVGFVCESPTEQVLPMLRFVQKRGNSTVYEWRTGTEPSVVERPHLEELPEQVAEDAIDWGDFGVEAVSEGTDSGISAEAAGIDWGIFPESDSKDPGGDGIDWGDDAVALQITVLEAGTQAPEGVARGPDALTLLEYTETRNQFLDELMELEIFLAQRAVELSEEADVLSVSQFQLAPAILQGQTKEKMVTMVSVLEDLIGKLTSLQLQHLFMILASPRYVDRVTEFLQQKLKQSQLLALKKELMVQKQQEALEEQAALEPKLDLLLEKTKELQKLIEADISKRYSGRPVNLMGTSL from the exons ATGAGGAGGCAAAGCATGACAAGTGCCACAAGAGACCTGCACACTGCTCTGGATGGTAAAGCGACGCAAGGAGGGAAGAAG GACCATCAGCACGTGCCCATCGACATCCAGACCAGCAAGCTGCTCG ATTGGCTGGTGGACAGAAGGCACTGCAGCCTGAAATGGCAGAGTCTGGTGCTGACGATCCGCGAGAAGATCAATGCTGCCATCCAGGACATGCCAGAGAGCGAAGAGATCGCCCAGCTGCTGTCTGGGTCCT ACATTCACTACTTTCACTGCCTAAGAATCCTGGACCTTCTCAAAGGCACAGAGGCCTCCACGAAGAATATTTTTGGCCGATACTCTTCACAGCGGATGAAG GATTGGCAGGAGATTATAGCTCTGTATGAGAAGGACAACACCTACTTAG TGGAACTCTCTAGCCTCCTGGTTCGGAATGTCAACTATGAGATCCCCTCACTGAAGAAGCAGATTGCCAAgtgccagcagctgcagcaagaatACAGCCGCAAGGAGGAGGAGTGCCAGGCAGGGGCTGCCGAGATGCGGGAGCAGTTCTACCACTCCTGCAAGCAGTATGGCATCACG GGCGAAAATGTCCGAGGAGAACTGCTGGCCCTGGTGAAGGACCTGCCGAGTCAGCTGGCTGAGATTGGGGCAGCGGCTCAGCAGTCCCTGGGGGAAGCCATTGACGTGTACCAGGCGTCTGTGGGGTTTGTGTGTGAGAG CCCCACAGAGCAGGTGTTGCCAATGCTGCGGTTCGTGCAGAAGCGGGGAAACTCAACGGTGTACGAGTGGAGGACAGGGACAGAGCCCTCTGTGGTGGAACGACCCCACCTCGAGGAGCTTCCTGAGCAGGTGGCAGAAGATGCG aTTGACTGGGGCGACTTTGGGGTAGAGGCAGTGTCTGAGGGGACTGACTCTGGCATCTCTGCCGAGGCTGCTGGAATCGACTGGGGCATCTTCCCGGAATCAGATTCAAAG GATCCTGGAGGTGATGGGATAGACTGGGGAGACGATGCTGTTGCTTTGCAGATCACAGTGCTGGAAGCAGGAACCCAGG CTCCAGAAGGTGTTGCCAGGGGCCCAGATGCCCTGACACTGCTTGAATACACTGAGACCCGGAATCAGTTCCTTGATGAGCTCATGGAG CTTGAGATCTTCTTAGCCCAGAGAGCAGTGGAGTTGAGTGAGGAGGCAGATGTCCTGTCTGTGAGCCAGTTCCAGCTGGCTCCAGCCATCCTGCAGGGCCAGACCAAAGAGAAGATGGTTACCATGGTGTCAGTGCTGGAGGATCTGATTGGCAAGCTTACCAGTCTTCAGCTGCAACACCTGTTTATGATCCTGGCCTCACCAAG GTATGTGGACCGAGTGACTGAATTCCTCCAGCAAAAGCTGAAGCAGTCCcagctgctggctttgaagaaagaGCTGATGGTGCAGAAGCAGCAGGAGGCACTTGAGGAGCAGGCGGCTCTGGAGCCTAAGCTGGACCTGCTACTGGAGAAGACCAAGGAGCTGCAGAAGCTG ATTGAAGCTGACATCTCCAAGAGGTACAGCGGGCGCCCTGTGAACCTGATGGGAACCTCTCTGTGA